Within Solea solea chromosome 1, fSolSol10.1, whole genome shotgun sequence, the genomic segment CTCAACAGATGTGACAAAGCAGAAAAAAGGTACCTCTCCAGAGGATGTGAGAGGGAGAAGTGCTCTGTTGGGGCTCACTCCAGCCGCCAACTTCAAAAGTCGATGTTTGTCCCTGTGACTACGACAGTTCTTCAGTATCTCTGAACTCTGAGAGGACACAGAATCCCTCTCAAGTGTCCAAAACCAAGAAAGTCGTCACTTAATGACTCACTTGATGTAGCATATGTGACCCTTCTTTCATGTCATCCACCAGTTCCTGTTTGCCGGCACCCACATGAGAGATGACATAGCCTCCGAGGCCTATGAGGACGAGCTGGACATGGGTCGATCTGGGTCCTACCTGAACAGTAGCATCACCTCTGCATGGAGTGAACACAGTTTAGACCCTGAGGACATCCGGGTAAGAGTTTTCATTACACCTTACCTTCATTACATCGTTCTGTCTCCACTGTATAACCTGGTGATACCCGTTGAAAATACTGAGCCATGGCAGTTCTTCATTGCAGACACCAGACGAAATGGGCCACCTCAGTTCAGTTAATGGCTGTGGCGTAAGATCTTGTGACAGTCTTTGGGAAAAACGTACCAACGTGAGCAGagatttctgtttgtctgttagAGCTGAAGAAGTCTCTCTACCAAAAGATTTGGGCACCTCAATCCTGTCCTCCCGATGGAGCGGTACTATGGCGACATGCTGCCGCTCAAGAGTGTGATCATTAAATCAGATGGGCACAGCGACAGAGACGCAATAAATTCAAGACCTGAGCTTAGAGGCTGTTTCAGACCTAACACTAAAACACTCTCCGTTTCCTTATTTATCGCCGTCCAGGACTGTCCCgtctttgctttattttttccaGCTCGCATGTGATATTTCATAGTGCATCACCTAACAACTGTTCGTAGTAACATGTCATGGATTTGTACTGCATGTTCTCTGTGCAGTAGAATGTCTGCTTCATTGTAACAGTGTTTGAAGTAGAAATACTTTTAAatcatgtagaaaaaaaatacagatacaTGCTTGAACAAAAGAGTGAtcacttgtttttgtgattgtacaggaggagctgaagaaacTCTACTCCCAGTTGGAGATTtacaagaggaagaagatgctGGCGAACAACCCTCATCTCCAGAAGAAACGGAGCTCCAAGAAAGGGCTGGGTCGCTCGCTGATGAGGCGCATCACAGAAATTCCCGAATCCGTGCACCGCCAGTGCAGCCGCGAAGACAAGGAGGCTGGGGAGCATGGGAGCAATCGTAACAGCATTTGCATGTTGAAAAAGAACCCTTTCGATCCACAGCATGCGGTGAAACCTGCAAAGGATGAAACGCTGAAGAACATGGTGTTCTCTCTGAAGAAGTCCCACAGTAGCTACGATCACGTCCGTGACCAAAGCGAAGACTCCAACAGTTCTGCAACCGACAAGATGGACATGACCCCAGTGGAAGGCACCCTCCTGGACACACTTATGGGCAAGAAGCTGGTCAAGAAGAAATCTAGCGACAACATAAATCTCCCCAGTGAATCTACAGAATCAGTCCCGTTGGTCTGCAAGTCGGCCAGTGCCCACAACCTCACAGCAGACAAGAAACCAATTCATCCCAGAGCCTCCATGCTGCAGAAGTCACTCAGTGTCATCGCCAGTGCCAAAGAAAAAACCTTGGGTTTGACGGGAAAGGCCCAGAATCTGGAGGACAGCAATAAAAAGAGTCAGTCAAAGAGCAAAGACACAAAGGCCAGTGCAGAGCCAGATAACGACTGTCCACCAAAGATGATTATCAGTCAGTCGGTCGAGTCCAAACAGAGTGCGGCAAAAGGGAGTATCATGAAACAACCGACAAGCGGAAGCGAGCCAACCATCTCTTCTGATCCAGTCACGGGAAAGGACCTCTATGATCTGTCGGAGGTTTGCCCTTGGGAAGTGGAAGATCTCCCAACTCCGTCTGAAAATAAGGTCCAGAAGCATGTGTCTATTGCGCCAAAGGAAACCACAACAGTCCATGGAGGGAGCACAAAAGTCAGCAAATCtcagcagcaaaaacagaaaGCTAACGATTCGAGTGGCAGGAATTCAAAGGAGATTCAGAGGACGACCGCTGTTCGAGCAGACGTATGTCCATGGGAGGACGGAGGTGACAGTAATGCCAGTCAAGTAGAAGTAGTATCAAATCAGACAAGCCAAGTTGCTAAACCCCAACAGCCCTATACTGCAGTAGAAAGCTCCAAAAAACATCGGGTGGACATTTGTCCGTGGGACTTTGACGAGCCTCAAAATACGACAGACTCATCTCGCTCAACAGATGTGACAAAGCAGAAAAAAGGTACGTCTCCAGTGGATGTGAGAGGGAGAATTGCTCTGCCAGATCCACCCAAAACTGGAGGCTCACTCCAGCCACCAACCGCAAAAGTCGACGTCTGTCCCTGGGACTACGACAGTTCTTCGGTATCTCCGAACTCCGAGAGGACACCGAGTCCCTCTAAAGTTTCCAAAACCAAGGAAGACACCACAAAAAAGAAGAGTGCCCCTTCCACGAGGACACTTGATAGAGAAAAATCGAAAGACGCTGATGATGAGAGAAGCAAAACTAAAGCCAAGGACAAGAGCAAATCCTCAGAGAAATACACGAGCCAACAGAAAGTGGCCGACGTGTGTCCGTGGGACGTGGGCAGTCATCAGGACGTGCCATtggtagaaaaaaggaaaagcgcAAATGTTGGCGCAGCCAAAGGAAAACAGGCGGACGTCTGTCCGTGGGATTTTGAGGATATGGCGGAGAAAAAAGCGGGGACACAGAGCAATCCAAATCCTAAAGGCGGAGTCGCAAGTGCTGCTAAAAAAGCAGATGTTTGTCCCTGGGACTTTGACGACAGCACGGCGAGCAAGAAGGCATGACACTCGACCTTACACGGACCACTGAAATAATAGTAAATCGATGTATacttttttcactttgaaatcGTCAGAAATCTAACCTTTTACTATTAGTGCGGTGACTTGGATGAAAAGTTGATCAAAATTCCACAAGTTGCCTTCCTTTTCCGAGGTTTTGTTCCTGTTTTACCTATTttgaaaataagtaaaaaaaaaacaaatgtacagaaaaacaaatcatgacGAGCATTCCAGATTATTACAGGAAAATCCTGAGGATTAATTGTAGACTAATTATGCAACTtttgattccgtcttctcacTTCATGGGCAATGCTGAAACTCGTTCCATTCTGTTGTCGAGTAAATCTTAAGTTTTACTGgattcatttctttcttgtgCATCAACATGATGATTCTTGGAAGACTGAAGTGTGAAAAGAAGTGAAAGCcaaagaaaaaagggaacatTTGCAAAGGAGATGTTGTAAGTCTTTGGGCATTGTGATAAAGTTAATTTATTAGTTTTGTGTCCGAAAACTTTGGCACAGGCGGAAAGGACTCAGTGAGGAAATCAATCTATAGCACTTTAGCCAACACCATTAATTAAGAGCGGAGGACGGACGGACGCCGCCGTTCTCCCGCCTTCACTTCATCCTCTTATTTCAATCCTCATGgcatgaaatcacacacaaacactgaccaaaaccagacatgttcatgtttgttttcccgATTATATCGATGTAATTGTAGTCTCTCTGCAGATTATTGCTGCTTCCAAAAATCTGCTGAGATGAGATGTACTGTACGTGCCTGACCTTCTAGAGTTGTGTTGCGTTAATCTGAGGTTTCACAGCAAACAgcttcatcgtcatcatcaatCATCATCGTCCTGTGACGGTGACTTATATAAAGCGCATGCACACGCCGGGGGAGTCGTCGGACACGCGACCAATTTGTCAGtttaacgtgttttttttttttgtttccggCTTTTTCAGGTTGAACGAGATAACGtgaatgtgtgtcacatgtacgtgtacactgtaaaaaaaaaaaaaaaacgggaaaaaaacaaaggaattgtaagttaaaaatgtgtgaaaattaaTAATTTGCACCAGCTTTGTTTATGAATCCAGCATGGGCCTTTAGGTTGGCTTGTaccaagtatgtgtgtgtgtttgggggttGGTGTTTATGGGGGTTTTTTGTCCTTACATTTCTACTGTCAAACCCCCGttaaaaatttaaattcaaaatgaaaaaaaaaaaaaaaaaaaaagggagcatgCCACCTTTTCAGTTCACAGTTGATCAGAAACGACTGTTTAAAGAATATTTCTTGTCGTTTTAGTTTTGGCCATGGTTTCTATCAGTAACAATAACTTTGTTCTAATCGATTTCTcatttttaaactaaattaaacaaaaactaatcaaatacatttgttttaaagggttttttgtCATTACTGGGAGAAAAATGGCCAAAAATCTTAATTAtcctttattgtattttaaaaaaatgttgaaggATAATTATAATtctgccatcatcatcatcatcgtcatcaatTATTATGTGTTTGACACAGGTAGCATTATGCATGTCCCACCCCCTTCCCCCACAAAGTAATCTGCACTGATAAATTACGCTAATGAGTTTAGAATTAGCCTTATAGCAACGTGGTTACCAGTTACTAATCTGACTAAACCTTGTGAAGGTTTTATGATTTGTTCCGTGttttgtatcaaaatgtcgaagATATtcagccattcattcattcattcattcattcacgcaCTCCACTTTACTCCTGCAAAATACCTGCAAATATTTGAGGACAATATAGCGTCTGCAGTACTTTATGATGTCGTGTAACAATTGTCAATAATTATCCGTAATTGCTCTTGACAAAAATAGACAAACGACTGTAGGAGTCAATTAGAATTTAACTTTTGATTCTCGTAGCATGGCAAACACACGAAAACAATGCAGTCAGATCTTTGTCGGTGTCCACAGCTGTACATCGTACAGCAGCCGACCCGTGTGAAAAATCTCCGCCGTGGAGTGTTCGCCTTTCAGCGCGAGATTTGTCACCACTTCTGCTTTTTTTATGAGCTCCTCCAGGAACAAGGGGTCTGCTGAGGAGGAACTGCTGTCACACGCAGCACGGATTTATTGCCACACACGCGCTAATGGAGCTGTATAATATTTACTATGAACCACATGTGCGGTAGCGGCGGCGTCCGTCATGTGCACCGCGTGTTATagcggacagagacagacacggGATCCCGTTATGTGTGAGATTACCTGACTGAATCACTGCCACGTTAGATGTTACTGCCCAGAGTGACGGATAATTGTAATAATTATGtggtatttttttaaagaaaatcaggATTTTCACtagttcatttgaaaaaaaagaagaggtgaGCTCATACAGGCGTCGTTTTTTGggtgtttacttttaaaaaatagTGTCCGCACAAGCAATATTtgacattgttttcatttcGCTAAGCTTTTTAAAAAGGCTTCATTCCGTGAGATCTCCACACCAGTGATAGACCGAGGCGGTCGTCGTCGTGCAGACAAATACTTAACAGTGCAATATCTCAGCGTTACATCACACACGTTTTTGTTTGGCAGATCGTTCAAACCCGGTGTGTTGTTTAGACAAAAGTGCTAGTTGCTGTAGCAtcactcagctgtgtgtgtgtgtctgtcccagAGAATGTCGTCTCACGTCGTCATAGAGGACACCGTGTCCTGTAGCTCTTTGTCCACCATggtgtctttctttctgtttgggCTTATCCgctgtttttcatttcaaacaccGACGGCTCTCTCTTTATCTCGTGACCAAACCAAGTCACCCCTCCCCCCCGATGGCAAATACAACTACTACTcttgctactactactactactactactactactactattactactactcaATGCTGTATAACGTCGTAAATCTTGCTCTTGTGGCTTCTGCATGAATTCAAGAAAAGTTAGTAGGATCCGATGTTTCACTGCCCTcgatagaacaaaaaaaaaattgagaaaaaTTGTCGATCTTTTATGGACTGTTACGAGTTGTATAGTGAGTGGTAAACTGTCCCTGACCCACTGTATTATGTGCTTGTTATAAATATTGCTCTATGACAAGCTTATAGCATCAATATATGGGAATATTTGGTAGATTTATATTGTGTTATATTGTGATAGCATGTACATAAAAGATACCTCCTCTGCAATAAATATTTGTATGAAAACTGTGTTTGCTGTTTCACTGTGATTCTGTATATTATGTTTACAAAAAAGTGAGTCACCAGGACCATTGTTATTGACTGCTATAGTTATGCTACATTGGCTATACATTTGtatacgcccccccccccctctcaatttaattaaatttaaattcaactgtatttatataactcAACATCCCAAAcacacaatttgcctcaaagggctttacagtttgtccttagaccctctgtcctgtGACCATGTGTCCTTAGACCATCTGTCCtgagaccctctgtccttagacccgcTGTCCTGTGACCCTCTTTCCTGAGACCC encodes:
- the gpr158a gene encoding probable G-protein coupled receptor 158 isoform X2 encodes the protein MAVFRLSLLLHVGFVLGSNHEHGGWEDVGAREAIYGAQTHRRQLAHLRAPHPPPPPPPPPAGETVAQKIEESLPRVVTAFLHTGDSSTLRHANCSRRYELTSLRGRSHVAPHRSMSSVLDTVLHATNFLNMILQTNRSREQSLRRDIEWYHALVRSILEGDDKIHRAVVTFHPGSSATGPSLLLLQATRAGGEIVLQDLSSVAQHYLHNRTADTEWYHEVKDRKKPNFHKRVLSQDFASVDNSLKRGESFIPDKTHVKWSAPYLECENGNFVPRWLLTLSAAFYGLKHNLAPEFRGVVRVDINLQDVDIDQCSTDGWFAGTHRCNLTTMECLPLSGHGFVLDKYKCHCRKGFYHPNRVAVNGFTRLNKKGNAEDSSPNADEGSSSDCLPCQDGCVFCKDDTPCVAREDGALRLAVLSFQCLCMLIVFISMVVIYHFRRNKSIRASGLVLLEAILCGALLLYFPVGILYFQPSVFRCVLLRWVRLLGFATVYGTLTLKLYRVLKVFLSRTAQRIPYMTSWRVLRLLGIILLIVCWFLVAWTSAVCQNPDRKSALIDVGYTPDGLQFGMCLLDRWDYMMAVAEFLFLLWSVYLCYAVRTVPSAFHEPRYMAIAVHNELVLSAIFYVIRFTLAPELHPDWMLLLFFTHTHLTVTVTLGLLLIPKFLFAGTHMRDDIASEAYEDELDMGRSGSYLNSSITSAWSEHSLDPEDIREELKKLYSQLEIYKRKKMLANNPHLQKKRSSKKGLGRSLMRRITEIPESVHRQCSREDKEAGEHGSNRNSICMLKKNPFDPQHAVKPAKDETLKNMVFSLKKSHSSYDHVRDQSEDSNSSATDKMDMTPVEGTLLDTLMGKKLVKKKSSDNINLPSESTESVPLVCKSASAHNLTADKKPIHPRASMLQKSLSVIASAKEKTLGLTGKAQNLEDSNKKSQSKSKDTKASAEPDNDCPPKMIISQSVESKQSAAKGSIMKQPTSGSEPTISSDPVTGKDLYDLSEVCPWEVEDLPTPSENKVQKHVSIAPKETTTVHGGSTKVSKSQQQKQKANDSSGRNSKEIQRTTAVRADVCPWEDGGDSNASQVEVVSNQTSQVAKPQQPYTAVESSKKHRVDICPWDFDEPQNTTDSSRSTDVTKQKKGTSPVDVRGRIALPDPPKTGGSLQPPTAKVDVCPWDYDSSSVSPNSERTPSPSKVSKTKEDTTKKKSAPSTRTLDREKSKDADDERSKTKAKDKSKSSEKYTSQQKVADVCPWDVGSHQDVPLVEKRKSANVGAAKGKQADVCPWDFEDMAEKKAGTQSNPNPKGGVASAAKKADVCPWDFDDSTASKKA
- the gpr158a gene encoding probable G-protein coupled receptor 158 isoform X1 yields the protein MAVFRLSLLLHVGFVLGSNHEHGGWEDVGAREAIYGAQTHRRQLAHLRAPHPPPPPPPPPAGETVAQKIEESLPRVVTAFLHTGDSSTLRHANCSRRYELTSLRGRSHVAPHRSMSSVLDTVLHATNFLNMILQTNRSREQSLRRDIEWYHALVRSILEGDDKIHRAVVTFHPGSSATGPSLLLLQATRAGGEIVLQDLSSVAQHYLHNRTADTEWYHEVKDRKKPNFHKRVLSQDFASVDNSLKRGESFIPDKTHVKWSAPYLECENGNFVPRWLLTLSAAFYGLKHNLAPEFRGVVRVDINLQDVDIDQCSTDGWFAGTHRCNLTTMECLPLSGHGFVLDKYKCHCRKGFYHPNRVAVNGFTRLNKKGNAEDSSPNADEGSSSDCLPCQDGCVFCKDDTPCVAREDGALRLAVLSFQCLCMLIVFISMVVIYHFRRNKSIRASGLVLLEAILCGALLLYFPVGILYFQPSVFRCVLLRWVRLLGFATVYGTLTLKLYRVLKVFLSRTAQRIPYMTSWRVLRLLGIILLIVCWFLVAWTSAVCQNPDRKSALIDVGYTPDGLQFGMCLLDRWDYMMAVAEFLFLLWSVYLCYAVRTVPSAFHEPRYMAIAVHNELVLSAIFYVIRFTLAPELHPDWMLLLFFTHTHLTVTVTLGLLLIPKFLFAGTHMRDDIASEAYEDELDMGRSGSYLNSSITSAWSEHSLDPEDIRTPDEMGHLSSVNGCGVRSCDSLWEKRTNEELKKLYSQLEIYKRKKMLANNPHLQKKRSSKKGLGRSLMRRITEIPESVHRQCSREDKEAGEHGSNRNSICMLKKNPFDPQHAVKPAKDETLKNMVFSLKKSHSSYDHVRDQSEDSNSSATDKMDMTPVEGTLLDTLMGKKLVKKKSSDNINLPSESTESVPLVCKSASAHNLTADKKPIHPRASMLQKSLSVIASAKEKTLGLTGKAQNLEDSNKKSQSKSKDTKASAEPDNDCPPKMIISQSVESKQSAAKGSIMKQPTSGSEPTISSDPVTGKDLYDLSEVCPWEVEDLPTPSENKVQKHVSIAPKETTTVHGGSTKVSKSQQQKQKANDSSGRNSKEIQRTTAVRADVCPWEDGGDSNASQVEVVSNQTSQVAKPQQPYTAVESSKKHRVDICPWDFDEPQNTTDSSRSTDVTKQKKGTSPVDVRGRIALPDPPKTGGSLQPPTAKVDVCPWDYDSSSVSPNSERTPSPSKVSKTKEDTTKKKSAPSTRTLDREKSKDADDERSKTKAKDKSKSSEKYTSQQKVADVCPWDVGSHQDVPLVEKRKSANVGAAKGKQADVCPWDFEDMAEKKAGTQSNPNPKGGVASAAKKADVCPWDFDDSTASKKA